The following are encoded together in the Buteo buteo chromosome 2, bButBut1.hap1.1, whole genome shotgun sequence genome:
- the LOC142037644 gene encoding uncharacterized protein LOC142037644, with the protein MLEESHLQRDLLKQEKHELTVALEKAEQSVAELTGAQNKLTAEIADLHVAAANMSSINEALALDKVQLNKLVLQLEQEHDVLSGKVDELERAKISGQEKLSLCERTNEALSAEKAHLEQLLKKAEEQQEGLQAELRMLAEEKAETQEKLNEVRPQTWCFLGGLLAAWLSEAVHRQQESASSGLEQLRQESSRQGQALANVSKEKELLVHEKAALEVQLAATEQDRRGLAEQLAEARSGRETLECSLLEAQQRLCQLEIARSQLELQLQTVRQAKEVIQGEVKCLQCELEAERSLMKQERENMAQQLLRTEEQYNDTLKLRETDHEVEINKLLQELSICIFSLMRMELSFENSGSETREKSPWLGLHPEVFFSPHQASEREGHHSELQEMLEQWEKEKAEAEREHEKKLFDMKQKVAAMQAQQEEERTRVESAKQEQERDRLRAVKEELVWEMKLLQESVTASETRANAATDRNRCLEQELQTTLSTLKIKTEEVETQREKIQMLQKEAAQRKALQESLTHMTAILSEREGEMKLYQEQMRMLENQKEMHEATLSEVIKDITEKTQKVESQQEQIQELEKQQEMLRTAVSKMSKELEERDREIQFQEEKIMILERDGASQVRNLQVDLDHMKGNLKEKNLELLSLTQQIQALEMEREQVKSLHASLGHLRAVLKDRESECDSQRDQLRLLQQYKDQQEGYLQELRGTLEKMTLSLSEKDQELESQQKQIREAEEVMEMQLRTVRDQLEQTLGTLKEKDRLLDIQKQQARSYAEKTEEQMNVLHRDLEYATAVLKEKDLMIESQKELIETFQKQEQDSGQQKEILQQLQVALKEKEQEMLSLRKQCEAWKEKEEKREAEQTNLQATKLTLKEREEKIEVLEEALSKLQQQKEEAAMQTKAIQQKLEYAASSLEARDQEIVSLQEHVQELREQKELEGKQAKSLEQDLDKMSQILKENHLEFLRQTEQMNMFRLREESTKAALTSCQQQVDLLEQAVRKRDEDNETLMQKVQRQEEELKTLQNLQLQLTKKNEEVRHGREPEKLLEEALHEKEQETKAEGELKELEEEVRALREDLQPVQPTLTKKDEEIKNHRDRVGYLEKTLREREQELRRQSELLKQLTSALRWKAGGETLQKQIQKLQKWEEEEAEKRRVLQERDRSLQRQKELTQQLEDERKAKGEELERTIAILKQTESREVKWKEKAQALTLALTKSEMANGTLREDIAILQSMVSERDTDQFHHQQAIAEGEQLSWLSEKRLLSQQLECLQRAVARLELEKAELKQLNAELRRTLEQVSVTLSPITNVQVERERRRLKRYHSGRMLPDACGFSLADQHKMAASRQVSLLQTQLAEERKYKQDYIECCAKTSQELSDLHQELSRSLAAVVREPKAAVLEAEARKLGQPL; encoded by the exons ATGCTGGAGGAATCGCACCTTCAGAGGGATCTGCTGAAGCAAGAGAAACACGAGCTTACCGTGGCACTGGAAAAG gCAGAGCAGTCAGTAGCAGAGTTGACAGGGGCTCAGAATAAGCTGACTGCTGAAATAGCCGATCTACACGTTGCAGCAGCGAACATGAGCAGCATCAATGAAGCTCTTGCGTTGGATAAGGTGCAGCTGAACAAACTTGTGTTGCAG CTGGAGCAAGAGCATGACGTTCTGTCAGGCAAAGTGGATGAGCTGGAGAGAGCAAAGATCTCTGGCCAGGAGAAGCTGAGCTTGTGTGAAAGAACAAATGAGGCGCTGAGCGCAGAGAAAGCCcacctggagcagctgctgaagaaagcagaggagcaacaggaggggctgcaggcagagctgaggatgctggcagaggagaaggcagaaaccCAAGAGAAACTCAATGAGGTGAGGCCACAAACCTGGTGCTTTCTGGGTGGGCTTTTGGCTGCTTGGCTCAGTGAAGCT GTTCACCGCCAGCAAGAGTCAGCTAGCAGTGGTCTGGAGCAGTTGCGGCAGGAGTCCTCTCGCCAAGGGCAGGCACTGGCCAACGTCTCCAAAGAGAAGGAATTGCTGGTGCACGAGAAGGCTGCCCTAGAGGTGCAACTGGCAGCCACGGAGCAGGACAGACGAggccttgcagagcagctggcagaggccaG GTCCGGGAGGGAGACCCTGGAATGCAGCCTGCTTGAGGCTCAGCAGCGCTTATGTCAGCTGGAGATCGCCAGGAGTCAGCTTGAACTCCAACTTCAGACAGTCAGGCAGGCCAAGGAGGTGATACAAG GGGAAGTGAAGTGCCTTCAATGtgagctggaagcagagagatCTCTCATGAAGCAGGAACGGGAAAACATGGCGCAGCAGCTCTTGCGGACAGAAGAGCAGTATAACGATACCCTCAAGCTTCGGGAAACGGATCACGAAGTGGAAATAAACAAGCTCCTGCAAGAGCTG TCCATCTGCATCTTTTCCTTGATGAGAATGGAGTTGAGCTTTGAAAATAGCGGCTCTGAGACTAGAGAGAAATCCC CTTGGCTGGGACTCCATCCTGAAGTCTTCTTCTCCCCTCATCAGGCAAGCGAGCGGGAAGGGCACCATTCAGAGCTAcaggagatgctggagcagtgggaaaaggagaaggcagaggcagaaagggagCACGAGAAGAAGCTGTTTGATATGAAGCAGAAAGTTGCTGCCATGCAAGCTCAACAAGAGGAGGAACGGACGAGAGTGGAAAGTGCCAAGCAAGAG CAGGAACGGGACAGGCTGCGAGCAGTTAAAGAAGAACTGGTATGGGAGATGAAACTTCTTCAGGAATCGGTCACAGCCTCCGAAACCCGAGCAAATGCAGCAACAGATAGGAATCGCTGCCTTGAACAAGAACTTCAGACTACATTGTCtaccttaaaaatcaaaaccgAGGAAGTGGAAACGCAGCGGGAGAAAATCCAGATGCTCCAAAAAGAGgcagcacagagaaaagctTTGCAGGAGAGTCTCACTCATATGACTGCCATCCTgtcagagagggagggagaaatgaaGTTGTACCAGGAACAGATGAGAATGCTGGAGaaccagaaagaaatgcatgaagCTACTCTCAGTGAGGTTATCAAGGAcataacagagaaaacacagaaggtTGAATCCCAGCAAGAACAGATacaggagctggagaagcagcaagaaatgcTGAGGACTGCTGTCAGCAAGATGAGcaaagagctggaggagagagaCCGGGAGATCCAATtccaggaggagaaaataatgaTTCTAGAACGAGATGGTGCATCACAAGTGAGAAATCTGCAGGTGGATCTTGATCATATGAAAGGAAACTTGAAGGAGAAGAATTTGGAGCTTCTGTCTCTGACCCAGCAGATCCAAGCGCTGGAAATGGAGAGAGAACAGGTGAAATCTCTGCACGCGAGCCTTGGACACCTGAGGGCAGTTCTTAAGGACAGAGAGAGCGAGTGTGATTCTCAAAGGGATCAGTTAAGACTCTTGCAGCAGTACAAGGACCAGCAAGAGGGCTACCTGCAAGAGCTTCGTGGTACACTAGAAAAGATGACCCTTTCTTTATCTGAAAAGGATCAAGAGCTTGAGTCGCAACAAAAGCAAATCCGGGAAGCTGAAGAAGTCATGGAAATGCAGTTAAGGACTGTCCGTGACCAACTGGAGCAGACCTTAGGaaccttaaaagaaaaggacagactCCTAGACATCCAAAAGCAACAGGCAAGGAGCTATGcggaaaaaacagaagaacagatgaATGTCTTGCACAGAGACTTAGAATACGCTACAGcagtactgaaagaaaaggatttaatgATTGAATCTCAGAAGGAACTGATTGAGACCTTCCAAAAACAAGAGCAAGACTCtggacagcagaaggaaattctgcagcagcttcaagtggcactgaaggaaaaagaacaagaaatgttATCCCTTAGAAAGCAATGTGAGGcgtggaaggaaaaggaggaaaagcgtGAAGCTGAGCAAACAAATCTCCAAGCAACAAAGCTGactctgaaagaaagagaggaaaagatagaggttctggaggaagctctctctaagcttcaacagcaaaaggaggaggcagcgaTGCAGACCAAAGCCATACAGCAAAAACTAGAATACGCTGCATCTTCTCTGGAAGCGAGAGATCAAGAGATAGTGTCTTTGCAAGAGCACGTCCAGGAGCTTCGAGAGCAGAAGGAGTTAGAAGGCAAGCAGGCCAAGAGTCTAGAGCAGGATCTAGACAAAATGAGCCAAATCTTGAAGGAGAACCATTTGGAATTCCTCAGGCAGACAGAGCAAATGAACATGTTCCGGCTTCGTGAAGAAAGCACGAAAGCAGCACTAACGTCATGCCAGCAGCAAGTGGATCTGCTTGAGCAAGCGGTGAGGAAGAGAGATGAAGACAATGAAACTCTCATGCAAAAAGTCCAGCGCCAAGAAGAAGAACTGAAGACCTTGCAgaatctccagctgcagctaaCCAAGAAGAATGAAGAGGTTAGGCATGGCAGAGAGCCAGAGAAGCTCCTGGAAGAAGCCTTGCATGAGAAGGAGCAAGAGACCAAGGCTGAAGGTGAACTCAAAGAGTTAGAAGAGGAAGTAAGAGCTCTTCGGGAAGATCTCCAGCCTGTTCAGCCGACTCTGACAAAGAAGGATGAAGAGATCAAGAACCACAGAGACAGAGTCGGGTACTTAGAGAAgactctgagagagagagaacaagagctTAGGAGGCAGAGTGAGCTCTTGAAACAATTAACATCAGCTTTGCGATGGAAGGCTGGCGGGGAGACCCTGcagaaacaaatccagaaactccagaaatgggaggaagaggaagcagagaagaggcGAGTTCTCCAGGAGAGAGACCGTTCCTTGCAAAGACAGAAGGAGCTAACGCAACAACTGGAGGATGAGCGGAAAGCCAAGGGGGAAGAGTTGGAGCGCACGATTGCTATTTTGAAGCAGACCGAGAGCAGAGAAgtcaaatggaaagagaaggcaCAAGCACTGACTCTTGCCCTCACCAAGAGTGAAATGGCCAATGGGACTCTGAGGGAAGACATAGCCATCCTGCAGAGCATGGTTTCGGAGAGGGACACGGACCAGTTTCATCATCAG CAGGCTATTGCAGAAGGGGAGCAGCTATCATGGCTCTCGGAGAAGAGGCTCCTGTCACAGCAGCTGGAATGTCTGCAGCGAGCAGTTGCAAGGCTGGAACTGGAGAAGGCGGAGCTGAAGCAACTCAATGCTGAGCTCAGGAGGACTCTCGAGCAG GTTTCTGTGACCCTTTCTCCTATCACCAACGTGCAGGTGGAACGTGAGCGGAGGAGACTGAAGAGATACCACAGTGGTCGGATGCTGCCAGATGCCTGCGGATTTTCGCTTGCTGACCAGCACAAGATGGCTGCTTCTAGACAA GTGTCCCTTCTGCAGACGCAGCTGGCAGAAGAACGAAAATACAAGCAGGACTATATCGAGTGCTGTGCCAAGACCAGCCAGGAGCTGTCAGACCTTCACCAAGAGCTGTCTCGCTCCTTAGCAGCTGTGGTCAGGGAGcccaaagctgctgttctggaaGCAGAGGCTCGGAAGCTGGGTCAGCCTCTCTGA